A genomic stretch from Kribbella amoyensis includes:
- a CDS encoding GrpB family protein produces MRLDRISIEAYDDRWPALFEEQRRLVEPVLRPWLARPVEHVGSTSVPGLPAKAIIDMAAIVRDHDAVAAAFDELAALDWVTAPEPGEREARKWSLCHPTVERRSHHLHVVEESSDGWRTWLAFRDHLRTTPADRDEYARIKRELAAADDQDRPAYRAGKAPFITGVLAKLER; encoded by the coding sequence ATGCGACTGGACCGGATCAGCATCGAGGCGTACGACGACCGCTGGCCGGCGTTGTTCGAGGAACAGCGCCGGCTGGTGGAGCCGGTTCTGCGGCCGTGGCTCGCGCGACCGGTCGAGCACGTCGGCAGTACGTCGGTCCCGGGGTTGCCGGCCAAGGCAATCATCGACATGGCCGCGATCGTCCGGGACCACGACGCGGTCGCGGCGGCCTTCGACGAGCTGGCCGCGCTGGACTGGGTGACCGCGCCCGAACCGGGTGAGCGGGAGGCCCGGAAGTGGTCGCTCTGCCACCCGACCGTCGAGCGGCGCAGTCATCACCTGCACGTCGTCGAGGAGTCGTCCGACGGCTGGCGGACCTGGCTCGCCTTCCGCGACCACCTGCGGACCACGCCCGCGGACCGCGACGAGTACGCCCGGATCAAGCGCGAGCTGGCCGCGGCCGACGACCAGGACCGGCCGGCCTATCGCGCCGGGAAGGCGCCGTTCATCACCGGGGTGCTCGCGAAGCTGGAGCGCTG